A segment of the Cloacibacillus sp. genome:
CTTCGGCGGAGAAAAGATCAAGGAGACAAACGACGCGGCGGCGGCGCTCCATAATAAGCGCAGGCTGATGAAGGGCTTTGCCTTCGCCATTGCCGCCGGATGCTTCTGGGCCCTATCCGCGCCGATGACGAAGCTTGTAATCATCACCTCAGAACTCGGCCTTGTCGAAGTCACCTTCTATCGCTCCCTCGCCTTTCTCGTAATCTCCGTCGTCGCGCGCATCGTCACCGTAAAATACCGCCCCGCGCTGACGATCCCGCTGCGGAGCGTCCGGCCCACAGCAGCCATATACTTTGCGGGGGCGGCCTTCGTCGGCCTCTGCCTTGGTTCCATCGTCTACGCGACCTGTCTTGTCGTGATGCCGGTGGCGATCGTGACGGCTATCACGGCCACAAGTCCACTCATCGCCGCGCTCTTCGGCCACTTCGCCCTCAAAGAGCGGCTTTTGAAACTGCAGTGGACGGGGATCGTCCTTATAATCGCCGGCTCCGTCGCCGTGGGGATATAGGAGATGATCTTCCCGAACGCGCTGCGCGCGCTTAACAGCAGAAACTACCGCCTCTTCTTCGCCGCCCAGACCGTCTCTATGACAGGGCTCTGGATGCACCGCGTCGCCGTCGGCTGGCTCGTCTTCCGCCTCACCGACTCCAACAGCGCCCTCGGCCTCATGGACTTTGTCGCTTCGCTGCCGATATGCCTGCTATCGCCCTTCGCGGGGGCGGTTATCGAGCGGCTTGATTTGAGAAAAACGCTGTTCTATTTACAGGCGGGCTGTATGTGTATCGCCTTCACGCTCGCTTTCCTCACGCTCACAGAGCTGATCTCCTTCAGGCTCGTAATAATCCTCGCCGTTTCTCGCGGTATGCTTGATGCATTCGAGCTGCCGACGCGCTACTCCCTCGTCTCTTACATGGTGGACAGTAAGGACGACGTCGCCAACGCCGTCGCGCTGAACTCGACGCTCTTTAACACCGCGCGCATGATCGGGCCGACGGTCGGCGGATTCGTAATCCACGCCTTCGGCGAAAGCTTCTGCTTTCTCTCCAACGGCTTCTGCTACCTGACGACCCTTGGGGCGCTGCGCATGATGAGGATGAAAAAGCCCCCCATCGGCAAGACCGGCGGCGAGAGTCACCCGCTGCGCGATACCTGGGAGGGCATCAAGATGGCGCGCCGCTTCGCGCCCTACCGCTACTTCCTCACGCTGATCACGATCACGGGATTCTTTTCCTTCCCTACGATCATCCTCATGCCGGCAATGGCTAAGAGCGTCCTGCACGGCAACTCTAAGACCCTTGGGCTGTTGCTGATGGGGGTAGCCATCGGCGCGCTGGCGGGCTCCCTGCTGATGGCCTCGCGCAAGACCACCGCCGACTACTCCTGGTGGTGTACGCGCACCTGCCTCGGCTTCGGCCTCTCGGTGATGCTCTTTTCGCTGTCGCGCAGCATCCTCTTCGGCATCATCCTCGCCGTGCCAGTAGGCTTCTGCATGGTCACCTGCACCATCGCCTGCAACACACTGATGCAGACCATGAGCGGCGACGCGAGCCGCAGCCGCATCATGGCCCTCTACACACTCGCCATCGTCGGCATCCCGCCCTTCGGCAGCCTGTTGTCGGGTAAGCTCGGCGACATCGTCGGCACCGCCTGGGCGCTGTTCATCTGCGGGATATTCTGCACCGTGGCCGCCTATTACTACATGAAAAAGATAGATAAGGTAAGCTATCAAATACTGCGTGCGCTGAAGCGCGAGGGGGCACTATGAGTTCTAATTCATCAAATTACCGGTCGGTGCTGATCGCCGACATGACGCTGGTCC
Coding sequences within it:
- a CDS encoding DMT family transporter; translated protein: MPLWGFLLSFLAAAMWAASPIMVNYGLAISKCSIHEVNPFRAVVFFVTSLIIALIYNGGHITPVTSPLIYFYLFAGVSAGYLLGDLFYFIAIREIGVSLAVPIANGYPILVIFTSWILLGEPVTMKLLWGVFVVVSGILLLRFGGEKIKETNDAAAALHNKRRLMKGFAFAIAAGCFWALSAPMTKLVIITSELGLVEVTFYRSLAFLVISVVARIVTVKYRPALTIPLRSVRPTAAIYFAGAAFVGLCLGSIVYATCLVVMPVAIVTAITATSPLIAALFGHFALKERLLKLQWTGIVLIIAGSVAVGI
- a CDS encoding MFS transporter — its product is MIFPNALRALNSRNYRLFFAAQTVSMTGLWMHRVAVGWLVFRLTDSNSALGLMDFVASLPICLLSPFAGAVIERLDLRKTLFYLQAGCMCIAFTLAFLTLTELISFRLVIILAVSRGMLDAFELPTRYSLVSYMVDSKDDVANAVALNSTLFNTARMIGPTVGGFVIHAFGESFCFLSNGFCYLTTLGALRMMRMKKPPIGKTGGESHPLRDTWEGIKMARRFAPYRYFLTLITITGFFSFPTIILMPAMAKSVLHGNSKTLGLLLMGVAIGALAGSLLMASRKTTADYSWWCTRTCLGFGLSVMLFSLSRSILFGIILAVPVGFCMVTCTIACNTLMQTMSGDASRSRIMALYTLAIVGIPPFGSLLSGKLGDIVGTAWALFICGIFCTVAAYYYMKKIDKVSYQILRALKREGAL